The following are from one region of the Capsicum annuum cultivar UCD-10X-F1 chromosome 1, UCD10Xv1.1, whole genome shotgun sequence genome:
- the LOC107859519 gene encoding uncharacterized protein LOC107859519, translating into MDIKKLLVIRDSNLLIHQVQGEWTIKNVKILPYVQCVKKMSKRFTKIEFKHVPRIQNEFADALATLSSMIQHPDKNYIDPIKVEIHDQQTYCFHVDKEPNEKPWYYERLLEVGEYPEGATGMQKRTLRRMNNHFFLDGEILYRRTTDLGLL; encoded by the coding sequence ATGGACATCAAAAAGCTTTTAGTGATACGAGATTCAAATTTGCTGATTCATCAGGTGCAAGGAGAATGGACCATCAAGAATGTTAAAATCCTTCCTTATGTGCAATGTGTTAAGAAGATGAGTAAAAGGTTTACGAAGATTGAATTCAAGCATGTCCCTCGAATTCAAAATGAGTTTGCCGATGCCTTGGCGACACTATCCTCAATGATTCAGCATCCAGATAAGAATTATATCGATCCCATCAAGGTGGAGATACATGATCAACAAACATACTGTTTCCATGTAGATAAAGAACCAAATGAAAAGCCGTGGTACTATGAGAGGTTACTTGAAGTAGGAGAATATCCAGAAGGCGCTACTGGTATGCAGAAGAGAACTTTAAGAAGGATGAACAATCACTTTTTTCTCGATGGGGAAATCCTGTATAGGAGGACTACAGACTTGGGATTGTTATGA